In Hydra vulgaris chromosome 06, alternate assembly HydraT2T_AEP, a genomic segment contains:
- the LOC136080976 gene encoding uncharacterized protein LOC136080976: MVGECQKLRPDKEFLAHQIVLSIEALKYTCQNERTLDALNKFPALYYEKVLFAAARAITNKDIDNNYLLLLGRMKEGIKKLIYLKKPLLARWKTLCNEVLDEISDATMKNLHALILPSIFCDEETLLFFMTLDPIYPTPALKIEGDAINPTRISLVVDGVTISNSVPDITCNLGLVICSYFIFDIAYPKKLQKTLSFLEHYVFERNSKFPGNIQNIASCMNL, translated from the exons ATGGTTGGTGAGTGTCAAAAACTGCGACCTGATAAAGAATTTTTGGCTCACCAGATTGTCTTGTCAATTGAGGCATTAAAATATACATGCCAAAATGAAAGAACTTTGGATGCTCTTAATAAATTCCCAGCACTTTACTATGAAAAAGTT ctttttgcaGCAGCAAGAGCtattacaaataaagatattgatAATAACTACTTGTTATTATTGGGTAGAATGAAAGAGGGAATAAAGaagttgatatatttaaaaaaacctttgttAGCTAGATGGAAAACATTGTGCAATGAGGTACTGGATGAGATTAGTGATg caACAATGAAAAACCTTCATGCATTAATTCTTCCAAGCATTTTTTGTGACGAAGAAACACTTTTATTCTTTATGACGCTA GATCCAATCTATCCTACCCCAGCTCTGAAAATCGAGGGAGATGCTATAAATCCAACACGAATAAGTCTTGTAGTTGACGGGGTGACAATAAGCAATTCTGTTCCTGATATAACTTGTAACTTGGGTCTTGTCATctgttcatattttatttttgatatcgCATATCCAAAGAAACTCCAAAAAACTTTGTCTTTTCTAGAACATTACGTTTTCGAACGAAATAGTAAATTTCCTGGCAACATTCAAAACATTGCTAGTTGTATGAActtgtaa